In Ruminococcus sp. HUN007, a genomic segment contains:
- a CDS encoding phage portal protein: MKGYGEAGASWHKKAVKGFNAMSGSPREDIDFNNYTMRQRARMLYMAAPMATSAIKTNRTNIVGMGLQLKCRIDRDVVGLSQESAERWQKKAEREFCLWATNRRACDATGINNFYGLQQLALVSWLMSGDCVGLLKHYDTSRFFPYSLRVHVIEADRIATPMTNGGNIVLTTGKNPDNGNSIFDGVEIDRNGAIVAYHIRSNHPFELQTEPETWSRVLAWQENTGLPNVVHVMETERPDQYRGVSYLAQVIEPLLQLRRYTESELMAAVVESFFTAFIKTQASTDEMPFNETGSPPAEPRDINDYNMGPGQINILNPGEDVTFAEPQRPAGGFDKFVKSISEQVGAALEIPADLLMKSFNASYSASRAALLEAWKAFKMRREWLAASFCRPIYETWLSEAVARGRINAPGFFADPAIRAAWLGSEWLGPSQGQLDPVKEITAEILACSEGFSTHEQSTVKLNGGQWDKNIERLSRENEKLGGNSPDAHQSQKEATNRLKNLIIESALKAEKGEGNAEE; the protein is encoded by the coding sequence ATGAAAGGATACGGAGAAGCAGGCGCAAGCTGGCACAAGAAAGCAGTCAAAGGCTTCAATGCCATGTCGGGCTCTCCCCGTGAAGACATAGACTTCAATAACTATACCATGCGTCAGCGTGCAAGAATGCTCTACATGGCCGCACCGATGGCAACATCAGCGATCAAAACGAACCGCACGAACATTGTCGGCATGGGCCTACAGCTTAAGTGTCGTATCGACAGGGATGTTGTAGGACTGTCACAGGAAAGCGCCGAACGATGGCAGAAGAAGGCTGAGCGGGAGTTCTGTCTGTGGGCGACGAACCGCAGAGCATGCGATGCTACCGGTATCAATAACTTCTACGGATTGCAGCAGCTTGCACTTGTTTCATGGCTTATGAGCGGCGACTGTGTCGGTCTCCTTAAGCATTATGATACAAGCAGGTTTTTTCCGTACTCACTGCGAGTACACGTCATAGAAGCGGACAGAATAGCCACACCGATGACGAACGGCGGAAACATCGTTCTGACAACGGGAAAGAATCCGGATAACGGAAACAGTATATTCGACGGTGTGGAGATCGACAGGAACGGTGCAATAGTAGCCTACCACATACGAAGCAATCACCCGTTTGAACTGCAAACCGAACCGGAAACGTGGTCGAGAGTGCTTGCATGGCAGGAGAATACCGGACTTCCGAACGTGGTTCACGTGATGGAAACCGAACGACCGGACCAGTACAGGGGTGTCTCGTACCTTGCACAGGTCATTGAGCCTCTGCTTCAGCTCAGGCGTTACACTGAATCAGAACTCATGGCTGCGGTCGTCGAAAGTTTCTTCACGGCCTTCATAAAGACGCAGGCATCAACGGATGAAATGCCGTTCAACGAAACGGGATCTCCGCCGGCAGAGCCGAGAGACATCAATGATTACAACATGGGTCCGGGACAGATCAACATACTGAATCCGGGTGAGGATGTCACCTTTGCAGAACCACAGAGACCGGCGGGCGGCTTTGACAAGTTTGTCAAGTCAATATCTGAACAGGTCGGAGCGGCTCTTGAAATTCCGGCGGATCTTCTTATGAAGTCCTTCAACGCTTCCTATTCAGCTTCACGTGCAGCTCTGCTCGAAGCGTGGAAAGCGTTCAAAATGCGCCGTGAGTGGTTAGCGGCAAGTTTTTGCAGACCGATCTATGAAACATGGCTTTCTGAAGCGGTCGCAAGAGGACGCATCAACGCTCCGGGATTCTTTGCAGATCCTGCAATCAGAGCGGCATGGCTCGGTTCAGAGTGGCTCGGTCCGTCACAGGGACAGCTTGACCCTGTCAAGGAGATCACAGCCGAAATACTGGCATGCTCCGAAGGATTCAGCACACACGAACAGTCCACTGTCAAACTTAACGGCGGTCAGTGGGATAAGAACATCGAGCGGCTTTCCCGTGAAAACGAGAAACTCGGCGGTAATTCTCCTGACGCTCATCAGAGCCAGAAGGAAGCAACGAACCGCCTGAAAAATCTTATCATTGAATCAGCTCTTAAAGCTGAGAAAGGAGAAGGAAATGCAGAAGAATAG
- a CDS encoding phage terminase large subunit family protein: protein MKPIDLVRINRTLSKAVKNFKPPENLTLSEWADKYRRLSSESSAEAGPWRTSRTPYLKEPMDAFTDPKVERIVMVAASQVGKSEFELNAISYIIDQDPGSIMYIQPTLEDAQKFSRLRIAPMIRDNKRLRVKVADVKSRDGGNTILQKSFPGGMLTITGSNSASALASTPARYVIGDERDRWAASAGTEGDPWKLAEARQTTFYNRKSIEVSTPTIKGMSNIEASFAEGTQERWCPKCPHCGEFSDVTFDRIKFTFTTEKIRGKNVYNVDDDIKFSCPHCGALSSEQEIRSQPHKWIAENPDAYKKGIRSFWLSAFASPWTPWKKIVTKFLDSKDDPEKLKVVYNTLFGELWEERIDDADEEALMSRREDYGTKPDGSAVELPDGVLCLTCGVDTQDNRLEYEVVGYGLYGESWGIKKGYIMGKPDSDDVWLQFDDIIDHVYTFASGKGLRISMTCIDSGGHYTQEIYERCRERKDKRVFAIKGKGGDGVPFVTPPSRVPIKDSKKITCWLYSLGVDAGKESIMSALQVQEPGPKFCHFPKDEEKGYDAYFFSGLLSERLEQVKSRTGTKWAWVKLPGHNRNEALDCRNYANAALKIIDPDMFALEARLKGLPDKPEQPKRQELKPQKQTPVRRKNVTDQYFESW from the coding sequence ATGAAACCGATTGATCTTGTGCGGATCAATCGCACACTGTCAAAAGCCGTCAAAAACTTCAAACCGCCTGAAAATCTCACCTTATCAGAATGGGCTGACAAGTACAGGCGACTGTCCTCTGAGAGCTCCGCAGAAGCCGGACCGTGGCGTACCTCGAGAACGCCATACCTCAAAGAACCAATGGACGCCTTTACTGATCCTAAAGTTGAAAGAATTGTAATGGTCGCAGCCAGTCAGGTAGGAAAGTCAGAATTCGAACTCAATGCTATCTCGTATATCATTGATCAGGATCCTGGATCTATCATGTACATTCAGCCGACACTTGAAGATGCTCAGAAGTTTTCCCGTCTGCGTATTGCACCGATGATCCGTGACAACAAGCGGCTTCGTGTGAAAGTTGCAGATGTCAAGTCGAGGGATGGCGGAAATACCATCCTGCAGAAAAGCTTTCCGGGAGGTATGCTTACGATCACAGGTTCAAACAGTGCATCAGCACTCGCTTCAACACCTGCCCGTTATGTCATAGGTGACGAGCGGGACAGATGGGCGGCATCCGCTGGAACGGAAGGTGACCCGTGGAAACTTGCTGAAGCACGTCAGACAACATTCTATAACCGGAAAAGCATAGAAGTTTCCACTCCTACGATCAAGGGTATGAGTAACATAGAAGCATCCTTCGCAGAGGGCACACAGGAGCGGTGGTGTCCGAAGTGCCCGCACTGCGGAGAGTTCAGCGACGTAACCTTTGACCGTATCAAGTTTACATTTACCACCGAGAAGATCAGAGGCAAGAACGTCTATAACGTTGACGACGATATAAAATTCAGCTGTCCGCACTGCGGAGCATTATCTTCTGAACAGGAAATAAGATCTCAGCCACACAAGTGGATAGCAGAGAACCCTGATGCATATAAGAAGGGAATACGTTCCTTCTGGCTGTCGGCTTTCGCTTCACCATGGACACCATGGAAGAAGATCGTCACGAAGTTTCTTGACTCAAAGGACGACCCTGAAAAGCTGAAAGTCGTATATAATACGCTTTTCGGTGAACTGTGGGAAGAACGCATAGACGACGCTGACGAAGAAGCTCTCATGAGCAGGCGTGAAGACTATGGTACAAAGCCGGACGGTTCAGCCGTCGAACTCCCCGACGGTGTTTTATGTCTTACCTGCGGCGTAGATACGCAGGACAACAGACTTGAATACGAAGTAGTCGGATATGGTCTTTACGGTGAATCATGGGGCATCAAAAAGGGTTATATCATGGGCAAGCCGGACAGTGATGATGTGTGGCTGCAGTTTGATGATATAATCGACCACGTTTATACCTTTGCGAGCGGCAAGGGCTTAAGGATCTCCATGACTTGCATTGACTCAGGCGGTCACTACACGCAGGAGATATACGAGCGGTGCCGTGAACGCAAGGACAAGCGTGTATTTGCGATCAAAGGTAAGGGCGGGGACGGTGTACCATTCGTAACACCGCCTTCACGCGTACCTATCAAGGATAGTAAAAAAATCACTTGCTGGCTCTACAGCCTCGGTGTCGATGCCGGCAAGGAAAGCATTATGTCCGCTCTGCAGGTGCAGGAACCAGGGCCAAAGTTCTGTCATTTCCCGAAAGATGAAGAAAAAGGCTATGACGCTTATTTCTTCAGTGGTTTACTCTCTGAGCGGCTCGAACAGGTGAAGTCAAGGACGGGTACTAAGTGGGCGTGGGTAAAGCTTCCGGGTCACAATCGAAATGAAGCGCTCGATTGCAGGAACTATGCCAACGCTGCACTTAAAATCATAGATCCGGACATGTTTGCTCTTGAAGCAAGGCTGAAAGGATTACCGGACAAGCCTGAACAGCCGAAAAGGCAGGAGCTGAAACCGCAGAAACAGACTCCTGTAAGGCGAAAAAACGTTACTGATCAATATTTTGAAAGCTGGTAG
- a CDS encoding protoporphyrinogen oxidase has product MAAEKDNLVTSERIAELLGVQVRRVQQLTQEGVIPAKSSRPYRYDLFEVAQVYIQYLSEKIAGRESKHADIREAEQDKLRAEADWKMAKAKISEMELAELEGTMHRSDDVVEVMNALVYAVRSNVLSLPGRLAMDVAKASSANEASAIIRRECNNILEDLSNYKYNPDEFRRKVRERQGKKDDEDETD; this is encoded by the coding sequence ATGGCAGCCGAAAAAGATAATTTGGTGACATCGGAGAGAATTGCCGAACTCCTCGGCGTTCAGGTTCGCAGAGTACAGCAGCTGACGCAGGAGGGTGTCATTCCGGCTAAGTCTTCACGACCGTACAGGTACGACTTGTTCGAAGTTGCTCAGGTCTACATCCAGTATCTGAGTGAGAAGATCGCAGGAAGAGAGAGCAAGCACGCCGACATCAGAGAGGCGGAACAGGACAAGCTCCGTGCAGAAGCTGACTGGAAAATGGCGAAAGCTAAGATATCAGAAATGGAACTCGCAGAACTTGAAGGGACAATGCACCGGTCTGATGATGTAGTCGAAGTCATGAACGCTCTTGTCTATGCGGTGAGAAGCAATGTGCTTTCATTACCTGGACGGCTTGCAATGGACGTCGCAAAGGCATCCAGTGCAAACGAAGCTTCAGCTATCATCAGAAGAGAGTGCAACAACATCCTTGAAGATCTGTCAAACTACAAATACAACCCTGACGAATTCAGGCGGAAGGTGAGAGAACGTCAGGGTAAGAAAGACGACGAAGATGAAACCGATTGA